Proteins encoded within one genomic window of Methanoregula sp. UBA64:
- a CDS encoding tetratricopeptide repeat protein, producing the protein MIEKFPLSLFIPIAGLQFTLHRGYLKLVRIYRKHIRFGVLPTMIVAAIVLFGILLAKYFIEELVAFFNGSQSTLSSPWILFWDNFSLNSTQALNAILSIQGFLYFIVLCILISSFHYFVKTKETYIVFYDFVDMSLADTPVGTSTEKTTPGKTTGHYSDLLQAELNDIVAMYKDVNTEGWVKDLREPNQMERPFPPIASLQQLKEIEDSEPILKSQSVSVGSFTIPIGAIIAFFSERVNGARLSGMYGYMGNNFVLSATMADPKNKRGISWAVRPDDMREIKETIDKKDLSLGYPDTELMVKILACKIFTELTGNEGSRRWEATFFFNEGLKFYRSSLPASGKKHELLTKACKNFSAALDFDGSYEKLHYNRGKIYEELSLTSGNERLADIYVRKATAEYKKELANQPRRWEAYYALAYLEYLTEEKHRDSCENCVGWPNNTRGDCPPIETGRSLEDAACLITISHNLHTLRYPEVFVTQGLLYLLQAEVKKEAGCYEREIYGKGIACLHTAIQAVVRFSGNREDGIIPEDFSFIRQLNILGLLYLNRGLGCNGTIDWQDLEKADYLFSRVLKSAPFLDYALYNRALVNLLLPKRLFPERAVMAKEQTMALIRMAPNNPDCYLLAVLAGCCCTHPDPGKANHTVKCKLIAGLKKTKGWDIGTWKEARMIVSYLEGVEAWGIREILGKMETFFCLLNRNAQNTLKTSAGDEMCRYVKSHSRVSAIMILCDFTKSHQESPEELEKIIHDAEPGYAEFLEKSWELGKIWASHGDRFLTLSKTEGIDRDKKQALIGKSEKCYHKAKGCLKDYPPEIEQLDELLKGLAREKVTC; encoded by the coding sequence ATGATTGAAAAATTTCCTCTTTCACTCTTTATCCCGATAGCCGGGCTTCAGTTTACCCTTCACAGGGGTTACCTTAAGCTTGTCCGGATTTACCGGAAACATATCCGGTTCGGGGTTCTCCCCACGATGATCGTGGCAGCAATTGTATTATTCGGCATCCTTCTGGCAAAATACTTCATAGAGGAACTTGTTGCTTTTTTCAATGGCAGCCAGAGTACTCTTTCCAGCCCGTGGATCTTATTCTGGGACAATTTCAGTTTAAATTCAACCCAAGCCTTGAATGCTATCCTCTCAATACAGGGGTTCCTTTACTTTATCGTTCTCTGTATCCTGATCTCGTCTTTTCATTATTTTGTAAAGACAAAAGAGACGTATATTGTTTTTTATGATTTCGTGGATATGTCCCTCGCTGATACACCCGTAGGAACATCCACCGAGAAAACAACACCGGGAAAAACGACCGGACATTACAGCGATCTGCTTCAGGCAGAACTCAACGATATTGTTGCAATGTATAAAGATGTCAATACGGAGGGTTGGGTAAAGGATCTGAGGGAACCCAACCAGATGGAACGTCCTTTCCCTCCCATTGCATCGCTTCAGCAACTCAAAGAAATTGAGGATAGTGAACCAATCCTTAAAAGCCAGTCAGTATCGGTTGGCTCCTTCACCATTCCCATCGGGGCAATCATTGCTTTTTTCAGCGAGAGAGTCAATGGCGCCCGATTGTCCGGGATGTACGGGTACATGGGCAACAATTTTGTGCTTTCGGCCACCATGGCCGATCCAAAAAACAAACGCGGGATCAGCTGGGCAGTCCGTCCCGACGATATGAGGGAAATCAAAGAGACGATCGATAAAAAAGATCTCTCTCTGGGATATCCGGATACCGAGCTGATGGTAAAAATACTGGCCTGCAAAATATTTACCGAACTCACGGGAAATGAAGGGTCGCGGAGGTGGGAAGCAACATTCTTCTTTAACGAGGGGCTGAAATTCTACCGGTCCTCGTTACCCGCAAGCGGGAAAAAACACGAACTGTTAACAAAAGCATGCAAAAATTTTTCTGCCGCTCTGGATTTTGACGGAAGTTACGAGAAGCTCCATTATAACCGGGGTAAGATCTATGAAGAACTGTCACTCACTTCCGGCAACGAACGTTTGGCAGATATCTATGTCCGTAAAGCAACTGCCGAATATAAGAAGGAGCTGGCAAACCAGCCGCGTCGCTGGGAGGCGTATTATGCGCTTGCGTACCTGGAATATCTTACCGAAGAGAAACACCGGGATAGTTGTGAGAATTGCGTTGGATGGCCCAATAATACGAGGGGGGACTGCCCGCCTATCGAGACCGGCAGGAGCCTGGAGGATGCTGCATGCCTGATAACCATATCCCATAATCTGCATACTCTCCGGTACCCGGAAGTTTTTGTTACACAGGGTTTGTTATACCTCCTCCAGGCCGAGGTGAAAAAAGAGGCAGGCTGCTATGAGAGGGAAATTTACGGGAAGGGTATTGCCTGCCTGCATACCGCGATACAGGCCGTTGTGAGATTTTCGGGAAATCGGGAAGACGGGATAATACCGGAGGATTTTTCATTTATCCGTCAGCTGAATATCCTGGGCCTCCTCTATCTCAACAGGGGACTCGGTTGCAACGGTACGATAGACTGGCAGGACCTGGAAAAAGCGGATTACCTGTTTTCCCGCGTACTGAAATCTGCTCCCTTCCTTGATTATGCCCTGTACAACCGGGCTCTTGTCAACCTGTTATTACCAAAGCGGTTATTTCCGGAACGGGCCGTGATGGCTAAGGAGCAGACCATGGCCCTGATCCGTATGGCCCCAAACAATCCTGACTGTTACCTGCTCGCCGTACTAGCCGGTTGCTGTTGTACGCATCCGGACCCGGGAAAGGCTAACCACACCGTGAAATGCAAACTGATCGCGGGCCTGAAAAAAACCAAGGGCTGGGATATTGGTACCTGGAAAGAGGCCAGGATGATCGTATCCTACCTGGAGGGAGTTGAAGCGTGGGGGATTCGTGAGATCCTGGGGAAAATGGAGACTTTCTTCTGCCTGCTGAACCGCAATGCCCAGAATACCCTGAAGACCTCTGCGGGGGATGAAATGTGCAGGTATGTGAAGAGCCACAGCCGGGTGTCAGCGATCATGATACTCTGCGACTTCACGAAGTCGCACCAAGAATCGCCTGAAGAACTGGAGAAAATTATCCATGATGCAGAACCCGGGTACGCCGAATTCCTGGAGAAATCCTGGGAGCTGGGAAAGATTTGGGCATCTCATGGCGACCGGTTCCTTACACTAAGCAAAACAGAAGGAATTGATAGGGATAAAAAACAGGCATTGATTGGCAAGAGTGAAAAGTGCTACCATAAGGCAAAGGGGTGCCTGAAGGATTATCCACCGGAGATAGAACAACTGGACGAACTGCTAAAAGGATTGGCCCGTGAAAAGGTTACCTGCTGA
- a CDS encoding MBL fold metallo-hydrolase, with the protein MLDRVSGGHVYMILDNGITLIDAGMGHSEKRILEEIKKSGYGPADIRQIIVTHAHPDHIGGLKALRDISGARVMASAVDADAVEGTKPVPIPKSSFAMAFLLRLIRPFLRHVPCPVDVRLRDKDVIPVLGGLVVVELPGHTPGNIGLYCPSKNVLFSGDTLRMKGDEFIEPLNYQGNETQSLASIKKMGSLDYEVMLSGHDQPILTGAAKKVAGFAEKLSH; encoded by the coding sequence ATGCTGGACAGAGTAAGCGGCGGCCATGTCTATATGATCCTGGACAACGGCATCACCCTTATCGACGCAGGAATGGGACATTCTGAAAAACGGATCCTTGAAGAGATAAAAAAATCCGGCTATGGTCCCGCGGACATCAGGCAGATCATCGTCACGCATGCGCACCCGGATCATATCGGGGGCCTCAAAGCCCTTCGCGATATATCGGGTGCCCGCGTCATGGCAAGTGCCGTTGATGCGGATGCAGTCGAAGGGACAAAACCTGTCCCGATCCCAAAGTCCTCGTTTGCCATGGCATTCCTGTTACGCCTGATCCGGCCGTTCCTCAGGCACGTTCCGTGCCCGGTGGATGTACGGCTCAGGGATAAGGATGTGATCCCGGTCCTTGGCGGCCTGGTTGTTGTGGAGCTGCCGGGCCATACCCCGGGGAATATCGGGCTTTACTGCCCCTCAAAGAACGTGCTCTTCTCGGGGGATACGCTGCGCATGAAGGGGGATGAGTTCATAGAGCCCCTGAATTACCAGGGGAATGAGACACAATCGCTTGCATCGATTAAAAAAATGGGTTCCCTGGACTACGAGGTCATGCTTTCAGGCCATGATCAGCCCATTCTCACCGGTGCGGCAAAAAAAGTTGCAGGTTTTGCAGAAAAACTCTCGCACTAA
- a CDS encoding TetR/AcrR family transcriptional regulator → MARITKSPDERKAELMAIAEQLFIEKGYDHTSPSDIIRKAGIAQGTFYYYFASKDDLARAIIDRYLDRVSEYVSRVANDQTPDAPHKLLMISDALIDLSKKKMGLVGGASIDRSLGGRAEYVNQIKAKLLSVVQQIVRQGVAEGQFNTDYPDETAEILFFVSLYLNRELRNTRDPVERKKKIAASRVLMERTLGTQEGMFRSSL, encoded by the coding sequence ATGGCCAGGATAACCAAAAGCCCCGATGAACGCAAAGCGGAACTTATGGCTATCGCAGAGCAGCTTTTTATCGAAAAGGGATACGACCATACTTCCCCAAGCGACATTATCCGCAAAGCCGGCATCGCACAAGGTACTTTTTATTATTATTTTGCTTCCAAGGACGACCTGGCCCGGGCCATCATCGATCGGTACCTGGACCGTGTCAGCGAATATGTTTCCCGGGTAGCAAACGACCAGACACCGGATGCCCCTCACAAACTGCTGATGATCTCAGATGCGCTTATCGATCTCTCCAAAAAAAAGATGGGACTTGTCGGAGGCGCCTCAATTGACCGGTCGCTTGGCGGGCGGGCAGAGTATGTCAACCAGATAAAGGCAAAGCTCCTGTCTGTTGTCCAGCAAATCGTACGGCAGGGTGTAGCGGAAGGACAGTTCAACACGGACTACCCGGATGAGACTGCCGAGATCCTTTTTTTTGTCAGCCTGTACCTGAACCGCGAGCTCAGGAACACACGCGATCCTGTTGAGCGGAAGAAAAAGATTGCCGCATCACGGGTACTGATGGAACGGACCCTTGGTACACAAGAGGGAATGTTCCGGTCCTCCCTCTAG
- a CDS encoding MFS transporter gives MDTGSSVPSDKSSTAFGWRFVAPLYIGSALNPVNSSFIATALVSIASAVNVTVGQTAVLVAALYMACVVAQPAAGKLSETFGPRRVFLAGILAVLIGGFVGGFGHDLATLIVSRILIGIGTSTGYPSAMLIIRNRAESAGLTKTPGNVLGGLMIAGMATAVIGLPIGGFLVSAWGWQSVFLINIPLALLALAMALFWIPKDPPCTPVKSAREVAERIDLAGIAIFCCTMAALLLFLQSLPDPAWAVLGVAILTGLAFIWWEQHVRRPFIDVHLLVSDRPLMLTYVRFALANLCVYTILYGVTQWVLVAKDVSAAECGLLIVPMSLASVVIVLPVSRLNMVRTPLIVSAVACLAGSLGLLLVVSATPLIWIVLVTGFFGITMGLCISANQTALYTQVTTDHISTASGLFRTFGYLGSIASSALITIFFTPVVSDRGLHGIAAIMVIFSISGLAIVLADKKIMARPD, from the coding sequence TTGGATACCGGCAGCTCAGTCCCGTCCGATAAAAGCAGTACCGCATTTGGGTGGCGGTTTGTAGCGCCCCTGTATATCGGTTCTGCACTCAACCCGGTCAACAGTTCTTTTATTGCAACCGCGCTTGTGTCGATTGCATCTGCCGTGAACGTTACGGTGGGACAGACCGCAGTTCTTGTTGCAGCACTCTATATGGCATGTGTCGTTGCCCAGCCGGCAGCCGGGAAATTATCGGAAACATTCGGGCCGCGGAGGGTATTTTTGGCAGGCATCCTTGCCGTGCTTATAGGGGGTTTTGTCGGAGGATTCGGCCATGACCTCGCAACACTGATCGTATCGCGGATCCTTATCGGCATTGGTACTTCCACCGGCTATCCTTCGGCAATGCTCATCATCCGGAACCGGGCAGAATCGGCAGGGCTCACTAAAACCCCCGGTAACGTGCTTGGCGGCCTTATGATTGCAGGTATGGCGACGGCAGTTATCGGCCTGCCTATTGGCGGATTCCTGGTATCTGCGTGGGGCTGGCAGAGTGTATTTTTAATAAATATCCCGCTCGCTCTTCTCGCACTCGCTATGGCATTGTTCTGGATACCAAAAGATCCTCCGTGCACACCGGTAAAATCCGCCCGGGAGGTTGCAGAACGCATCGACCTTGCCGGCATCGCGATCTTTTGCTGTACAATGGCTGCGCTTCTTCTCTTTCTCCAGTCGCTGCCGGATCCGGCATGGGCAGTGCTTGGCGTTGCCATCCTTACGGGTCTGGCGTTTATCTGGTGGGAACAGCATGTGCGCCGCCCGTTCATCGATGTCCATCTGCTGGTTTCAGACCGGCCTTTGATGCTTACGTATGTGCGTTTCGCCCTGGCCAATCTCTGCGTCTACACCATATTGTATGGGGTAACGCAATGGGTCCTTGTTGCCAAAGACGTTTCTGCTGCTGAATGCGGACTCCTGATCGTACCGATGAGCCTTGCATCCGTGGTTATTGTCTTGCCGGTTTCGCGGCTGAATATGGTACGCACCCCGCTTATCGTGTCTGCTGTCGCCTGCCTTGCGGGATCCCTTGGCCTGCTCCTCGTGGTCTCCGCCACCCCCCTGATCTGGATAGTCCTCGTTACCGGATTCTTTGGGATTACTATGGGGCTGTGCATCAGTGCGAACCAGACCGCACTGTATACCCAGGTCACCACGGATCATATCAGTACGGCGTCAGGGCTGTTCCGTACCTTCGGGTATCTCGGTTCGATTGCTTCTTCGGCACTTATAACGATATTTTTCACCCCTGTTGTCAGCGATCGGGGCCTGCATGGTATTGCTGCGATTATGGTCATCTTCAGCATTTCAGGGCTGGCCATTGTTCTTGCGGACAAAAAAATCATGGCCCGGCCGGACTGA